From Proteiniborus sp. MB09-C3, the proteins below share one genomic window:
- a CDS encoding IS110 family transposase gives MLNTLFVGIDVSKRSNVVRFTDSLGDTLTVFSVPNNQDGANNLLEKLHNTLVSNDFQAVSIGMESTSIYADHLAIFLRNDAFLKKWGVKVFILNAKQVNAFKEAYPELPKNDNINTLVIADYLRFGRISKEVNSDEKYIALRNLTRARFQVAQNLNREKTRFLDTLFYKFSSLDSSKVFSDTFGATSIAVITDFFSTDDINDMPLKDLAEFLMDKGKNKFDDPERVANELKAAARSSYRLSKTVNDSVNQLLAVHLVGIRSLQQQLNGLDKAIESYMQLFPAILNSIPGIGPVYSAGLLAEIADIHRFKNHAALAKYAGIAWTQYQSGDYEASNTRLILSGNKYLKYYFLEAANKVRMHDTEFKRYYQSKFKEVPKHQHKRALALTARKLVRLVYSLLSTNQLYIPPTNR, from the coding sequence ATGTTGAACACTCTCTTTGTAGGTATCGATGTTAGTAAACGGAGTAATGTTGTACGATTCACTGATTCACTTGGAGATACTTTAACTGTTTTCTCTGTTCCTAACAATCAAGATGGCGCTAATAATCTTCTAGAAAAACTACATAACACTCTTGTATCTAATGACTTCCAAGCCGTCTCTATCGGTATGGAATCTACATCTATTTATGCGGATCATCTGGCTATATTTCTTCGTAATGATGCCTTTCTAAAGAAATGGGGTGTTAAAGTTTTTATCTTGAATGCTAAGCAAGTTAATGCTTTTAAAGAGGCTTACCCCGAACTACCTAAAAATGATAACATCAATACTCTTGTCATTGCGGATTATCTACGCTTTGGTCGTATTTCCAAAGAAGTTAATTCCGATGAAAAATACATTGCTCTTAGAAATCTTACAAGAGCAAGATTTCAGGTTGCTCAGAATCTAAATCGTGAAAAGACTAGATTTCTTGATACCTTGTTTTACAAATTTTCTTCCCTTGATTCTTCAAAAGTATTTTCTGATACCTTTGGAGCTACTTCCATTGCTGTAATTACTGACTTCTTCTCTACAGATGACATTAATGACATGCCTCTGAAAGATTTAGCAGAATTCTTAATGGATAAGGGAAAAAACAAATTTGATGATCCAGAGCGAGTTGCTAATGAACTAAAAGCAGCTGCTAGGAGTTCCTATCGTTTATCTAAAACTGTAAATGATTCTGTTAACCAACTATTAGCTGTTCACCTAGTTGGAATACGTTCTTTACAACAGCAATTAAATGGTTTAGATAAAGCTATTGAATCTTATATGCAATTGTTTCCTGCTATTTTAAATAGCATTCCTGGTATTGGTCCTGTGTATAGTGCAGGTTTATTAGCTGAAATAGCTGATATACATCGTTTCAAAAACCATGCAGCATTAGCTAAGTATGCAGGCATCGCATGGACACAATACCAATCTGGAGACTACGAAGCCTCCAATACAAGGTTGATTCTTTCGGGCAACAAATACCTAAAGTATTATTTCTTGGAAGCCGCGAATAAGGTACGCATGCACGATACCGAATTCAAGCGCTATTACCAATCCAAGTTTAAAGAAGTCCCGAAACATCAACACAAACGTGCCCTCGCACTTACTGCAAGGAAATTGGTTCGATTGGTTTACTCACTGCTGAGTACCAACCAACTATATATACCACCTACTAACAGATAG
- the arsB gene encoding ACR3 family arsenite efflux transporter, whose product MTKEKPKEEIGFFEKHLTLWVVICMTIGVLIGVYLPELPEFLSRFEYYNVSIPVAILIWLMIYPMMLKVDFSSIKKAGENPKGLIVTWITNWLIKPFTMYALALFFFSVVFRNLISPELAKDYLKGAVLLGAAPCTAMVFVWSHLTKGDPAYTLVQVATNDLIILVGFVPIVAFLLGLSNISIPWGTLFLSVVLFVVIPLVAGWISRSAITKNRGLEYFENRYIPKFGNVTTIGLLLTLIILFSFQGQTIIDNPLDIALIAVPLIIQTFFIFFVSYLWAKAWKLPHSVAAPAGMIGASNFFELAVAVAISLFGLDSGAALATVVGVLVEVPVMLTLVRVANNTRSWFSTDTK is encoded by the coding sequence ATGACAAAAGAGAAGCCAAAAGAGGAAATTGGTTTTTTTGAAAAACACCTTACATTATGGGTAGTAATATGTATGACAATAGGAGTACTTATAGGGGTTTATCTTCCAGAATTACCAGAGTTTCTAAGTAGATTTGAATATTATAATGTATCAATACCAGTTGCAATTTTAATATGGTTGATGATTTATCCAATGATGTTAAAGGTTGATTTCAGTAGTATAAAAAAAGCTGGAGAAAATCCAAAAGGTCTTATAGTTACATGGATTACGAATTGGTTAATTAAGCCATTTACCATGTACGCATTAGCACTATTTTTCTTCAGCGTAGTATTTAGAAACTTAATTTCTCCAGAGCTAGCAAAAGACTATCTAAAAGGAGCTGTACTTTTAGGTGCAGCTCCTTGTACAGCTATGGTTTTTGTTTGGAGTCATTTAACTAAAGGTGATCCAGCATATACACTTGTTCAAGTAGCAACTAATGACCTTATAATTCTAGTAGGGTTTGTACCTATAGTCGCATTTCTATTAGGATTAAGCAATATTTCAATACCTTGGGGAACATTATTTTTATCAGTAGTATTATTTGTAGTTATTCCTTTAGTAGCAGGCTGGATATCAAGATCTGCAATAACAAAAAACAGAGGGTTAGAATACTTTGAAAACCGTTATATACCTAAGTTTGGCAATGTTACTACTATAGGACTTTTATTAACACTAATAATTCTATTCTCATTTCAAGGCCAAACAATTATTGACAATCCTTTAGATATAGCATTAATAGCTGTACCGCTGATCATTCAAACATTTTTCATATTCTTTGTTTCTTATCTATGGGCAAAAGCTTGGAAACTTCCTCATAGTGTAGCAGCACCTGCAGGAATGATTGGAGCATCTAACTTCTTTGAACTTGCTGTAGCAGTTGCTATATCGTTATTTGGGTTGGATTCAGGAGCGGCCTTAGCAACAGTTGTAGGTGTACTAGTCGAAGTACCTGTAATGCTTACTCTAGTTAGAGTTGCCAATAATACAAGAAGCTGGTTCAGTACTGATACTAAGTAA
- a CDS encoding rhodanese-like domain-containing protein produces the protein MILVDIRPEYEVNYRVFDVPNVYLLPFSSYRESFHNLPKRKPMIIVDSVGIKSLQVAQFLVDQGFSQVAYIIGNVIEWEHCDLPLTKDVDYQLNGGCACMIKSKK, from the coding sequence GTGATTCTTGTTGATATACGTCCTGAATACGAGGTTAACTATAGAGTATTTGATGTTCCAAATGTATACTTGTTACCTTTTTCTTCGTATAGGGAAAGTTTTCATAATCTTCCAAAGCGAAAACCAATGATTATTGTTGATAGTGTAGGTATTAAAAGTCTACAGGTTGCACAATTTTTGGTGGACCAAGGTTTTAGCCAAGTAGCATATATTATTGGTAACGTAATAGAATGGGAACATTGCGACTTACCATTAACTAAAGACGTAGACTATCAACTAAATGGTGGCTGTGCTTGTATGATTAAATCCAAGAAATAA
- a CDS encoding arsenate reductase ArsC: protein MKKKVAFVCVHNSCRSQMAEGWAKKLGSDVLEVYSAGTENYHEVKPLAVEVMEEAGVDMSSHRPKLLSDIPEEVDYLITMGCNVVCPYVPCKHSEDWGLEDPSGGPIEGYRMTRGLIKEKVEGLIKRVKNNEI, encoded by the coding sequence GTGAAAAAGAAAGTTGCTTTTGTATGTGTTCATAATTCATGTCGCTCTCAAATGGCAGAAGGTTGGGCAAAAAAATTAGGTAGCGATGTTTTAGAGGTATATTCAGCAGGAACAGAAAATTATCATGAAGTGAAACCGTTAGCAGTAGAAGTAATGGAGGAAGCAGGAGTAGATATGAGCTCCCATAGGCCTAAATTACTAAGTGATATCCCTGAAGAAGTGGATTATCTTATTACTATGGGATGCAATGTAGTCTGTCCTTATGTTCCATGTAAACATAGTGAGGACTGGGGACTAGAAGATCCATCTGGTGGTCCGATAGAAGGTTATAGAATGACAAGAGGCTTAATAAAAGAAAAGGTAGAAGGCTTGATTAAAAGAGTAAAGAATAATGAAATATAG
- a CDS encoding SIR2 family protein has product MNSEIINFYKGKAKNEVTLEITKKEFAQCLQVENLNFLIGSGCSSFVKNGEESAIPTMNTLAKRFFDQNPDFSVQEVLLKEHFLDNLERMLDYMISIRLVNYVRPIENEIDLKLKTVQNFIKEQVILGMKCDEVNSLYKDFYLKILRKNRKSPINIFTTNYDLYSERALDELGFFYNNGFTGTVERKFNPISYNYAFVENMNLNKDIWDRVSNFFNVFKIHGSINWINKDMTVVEKSIENITDDTVMIYPTPLKDRTTLMTPYSDLMRNMQQSLMRNNCVLIVIGYSFSDDHINRIILNMLSVPSFRLVILGGGSNIDKLISIGDSRIWIINSTDKIHYFNNFVNKLLPDIQDEINERVELQERFKLIESALKGVD; this is encoded by the coding sequence ATGAATTCAGAAATTATCAATTTTTATAAGGGTAAAGCAAAAAATGAAGTCACGTTAGAAATAACGAAGAAGGAATTCGCACAGTGTTTACAAGTAGAAAACTTGAATTTCTTGATAGGTTCTGGCTGCTCAAGTTTTGTTAAAAATGGTGAAGAGAGTGCAATTCCTACCATGAATACTTTAGCAAAACGATTTTTTGATCAAAACCCAGATTTTAGTGTTCAGGAAGTACTTCTTAAAGAACATTTTTTAGATAACTTGGAAAGAATGCTTGATTATATGATATCAATTAGGTTAGTAAATTATGTGAGGCCAATAGAAAATGAAATTGATTTAAAGTTAAAAACGGTTCAAAATTTTATTAAAGAGCAAGTTATTTTAGGAATGAAATGTGATGAAGTGAATTCTCTATATAAGGATTTTTACCTAAAAATATTGAGAAAAAATAGGAAAAGCCCTATTAACATTTTCACAACAAATTATGATTTGTATAGCGAGAGAGCTCTTGATGAACTTGGTTTTTTCTATAATAATGGCTTCACAGGTACAGTAGAAAGAAAATTCAATCCAATATCCTATAACTATGCTTTTGTAGAAAATATGAATTTAAACAAAGATATTTGGGATCGGGTTTCTAATTTTTTTAATGTGTTTAAAATTCATGGATCTATTAACTGGATAAATAAGGATATGACAGTTGTTGAAAAATCGATAGAAAACATTACTGATGATACAGTTATGATTTACCCAACACCACTAAAAGACAGAACTACTTTGATGACGCCGTATTCTGACTTAATGCGAAATATGCAGCAATCACTTATGAGAAATAATTGCGTTTTAATAGTGATAGGATATAGTTTTTCTGATGATCATATTAACAGAATAATTTTAAATATGCTGTCAGTACCAAGCTTTAGATTAGTTATACTAGGTGGTGGTTCTAATATTGATAAACTTATTTCAATAGGGGATAGTCGTATTTGGATAATTAACTCAACAGATAAAATACATTATTTCAATAATTTTGTGAATAAATTATTGCCAGATATACAGGATGAAATAAATGAGAGAGTAGAATTGCAAGAAAGATTTAAGCTAATAGAATCTGCATTAAAAGGAGTTGATTAA